The Ruminococcus bovis genome includes a region encoding these proteins:
- a CDS encoding DUF5104 domain-containing protein translates to MKRLLCIVLSLLFVTFSLTGCNILGGDLKALPYSFFASSEKIATDTMKKVVKAFDNRDKEMIKSLFAKEVLKKYKNFDKDLDKAFKYYTIKSEKVDYDWAGDSDSTDDNGTVAYTDCLATLKDKNDTFIFGVNVCYQDDTNELNEGVWCIYLQNKKLEPTKESKIDDSEPDYGIYLNR, encoded by the coding sequence ATGAAAAGACTATTGTGTATTGTTCTTTCCCTATTGTTTGTCACTTTTTCTTTAACCGGATGTAATATTCTTGGTGGTGACCTAAAGGCATTGCCTTATTCTTTTTTTGCGTCATCAGAAAAAATTGCTACTGACACAATGAAAAAGGTAGTAAAAGCCTTTGATAACAGAGATAAAGAAATGATAAAATCACTGTTCGCTAAAGAAGTATTGAAAAAGTACAAAAACTTTGATAAAGACTTAGATAAGGCTTTTAAGTACTATACAATAAAATCTGAAAAAGTTGATTATGATTGGGCAGGTGATAGCGATAGTACTGATGATAACGGTACAGTTGCATATACTGATTGTCTAGCAACTTTAAAAGATAAAAATGATACATTCATTTTTGGTGTTAATGTTTGTTACCAAGATGACACTAATGAGTTGAATGAAGGCGTATGGTGTATTTATTTACAAAATAAAAAGCTAGAACCAACAAAAGAATCTAAAATTGATGATTCTGAACCGGATTATGGTATCTATTTAAATAGATAA
- a CDS encoding S1 RNA-binding domain-containing protein has protein sequence MTDYLPEGRRIDTYENLEQLSSLKSLNDAMRDGKILEARATVCDQSHNLIVDQGFMKGIIRREEGAIGIREGKVRDIAVISRVNRPVCFVVKGFTKDSKGNNIAVLSREEAQLRCQKNYISKLKTGDIIDAKITHLENFGAFADIGCGIVALIPIDSISVSRIEHPRERFSVGMNIKAIVKSIDGGRISLSHKELLGTWEENASKFTPGETVAGIVRSVESYGAFVELCPNLAGLAESKEGVKVGEQASVFIKSIIPERMKIKLIIIDTFKYEYNPKEPEYMYQGNHIDTFLYSPENCDKTVISTF, from the coding sequence ATGACAGATTATTTACCTGAAGGACGCAGAATTGATACATACGAAAATTTAGAGCAACTTTCAAGTCTAAAGTCCCTAAATGATGCAATGCGTGACGGAAAAATCCTTGAGGCTAGGGCAACTGTATGTGACCAAAGCCACAACCTAATTGTTGACCAAGGGTTTATGAAAGGAATTATTAGAAGAGAGGAGGGTGCTATCGGTATAAGAGAAGGAAAGGTAAGAGATATTGCAGTTATTTCCAGGGTCAACAGACCTGTTTGCTTTGTGGTAAAAGGCTTTACAAAGGACTCTAAAGGCAACAATATTGCAGTACTTTCAAGAGAAGAGGCTCAGCTTAGATGCCAAAAGAATTATATAAGTAAACTGAAAACCGGTGATATTATTGATGCCAAAATTACTCATTTGGAAAATTTCGGAGCATTTGCTGATATAGGTTGTGGCATTGTAGCACTTATTCCTATTGACTCAATTTCAGTTTCAAGAATAGAACACCCTAGGGAAAGATTTTCTGTAGGTATGAATATTAAGGCAATTGTTAAGTCAATTGATGGTGGCAGAATCAGCCTGTCCCATAAGGAGCTTTTAGGTACATGGGAAGAAAATGCAAGTAAATTCACACCGGGAGAAACTGTAGCAGGTATTGTGAGAAGTGTTGAGTCCTACGGTGCATTTGTGGAGCTTTGCCCTAACCTTGCAGGTTTAGCAGAAAGTAAAGAAGGTGTTAAGGTAGGAGAACAAGCATCTGTATTTATCAAGAGTATTATTCCGGAAAGAATGAAAATTAAGCTGATTATTATAGATACATTTAAATATGAATATAATCCTAAAGAACCTGAATATATGTACCAAGGTAACCATATTGATACTTTCTTATACAGTCCTGAAAATTGTGATAAAACAGTAATATCTACCTTTTAG
- a CDS encoding NAD(+) diphosphatase: MIQKHCFNCGTKLIEKELKGEGIVPFCEKCNSFQFPMYNIAVSMIVVNEETGKIMLIKQYGNPFYILVAGYVNRGEPLENAVVREIKEETGMNVSHIKFNRTKFYEKSNTLMCNFTAFVKNDTELSTNNEIDSFHWFTKDDARKNILQNSLASYFLNAYLDE; this comes from the coding sequence ATGATACAAAAACATTGCTTTAACTGTGGAACAAAACTAATTGAAAAAGAGCTTAAAGGGGAAGGTATTGTTCCTTTTTGTGAAAAATGTAATTCTTTTCAATTTCCAATGTACAACATAGCAGTCAGTATGATTGTGGTAAATGAAGAAACCGGCAAGATTATGCTGATTAAACAGTACGGCAATCCTTTCTATATATTGGTTGCAGGTTATGTAAATCGTGGTGAACCTTTAGAAAATGCAGTTGTAAGGGAAATTAAAGAAGAAACCGGAATGAATGTTTCTCATATAAAATTCAATAGAACCAAATTCTATGAAAAGTCAAATACCCTAATGTGCAATTTTACTGCATTTGTAAAAAACGATACTGAACTTTCCACAAATAATGAAATCGACTCATTTCATTGGTTCACTAAGGATGATGCAAGAAAAAATATTTTGCAGAATAGTTTAGCATCTTATTTCCTAAATGCTTATCTTGATGAATAA
- the hslO gene encoding Hsp33 family molecular chaperone HslO: MDKITRCITHDGAVMAAAIDSTETVFTAQKIHNTSPVATAALGRLLSATSIMGAMLKNPKATLNLQVAGDGELGLVTAVANAKGHVKGYVSNPNCPTEYYENGHINVGKAVGHGTLNVMRDEGAGEPYIGRVPLLSGEIAEDIASYYATSEQIPTVCALGVLIDKKGMVLASGGVLLQMLPGAFESDIDRIEENLKSVPSVTQMLADGLTPVQMAEKFLKGYEVDVLDEYEVGYYCNCNRQKIENIVTGMSKEELEDIVKNQGELQAECHFCNKKYVFTKEELQKIIDTK; the protein is encoded by the coding sequence ATGGATAAGATTACAAGATGTATCACCCATGATGGAGCAGTTATGGCTGCTGCCATTGACTCAACAGAAACAGTTTTTACTGCACAAAAAATACATAACACTTCACCTGTAGCTACAGCAGCACTTGGCAGATTGCTTTCTGCCACTTCAATTATGGGTGCTATGCTAAAGAACCCTAAGGCTACTTTAAATTTACAGGTAGCAGGTGACGGTGAACTTGGACTTGTTACAGCAGTAGCAAATGCTAAAGGCCATGTTAAAGGTTATGTTTCTAACCCTAATTGTCCTACCGAATATTATGAGAACGGTCATATTAATGTTGGTAAAGCAGTAGGTCACGGTACACTTAATGTTATGCGTGATGAGGGTGCAGGTGAACCTTATATTGGCAGAGTACCTTTACTTAGTGGTGAAATTGCTGAGGATATTGCAAGTTATTATGCAACAAGTGAACAGATTCCAACAGTATGCGCCTTAGGTGTGTTAATTGATAAAAAGGGTATGGTACTTGCTTCCGGTGGCGTACTGCTACAGATGTTACCGGGTGCATTTGAAAGTGATATTGACAGAATAGAAGAAAATCTAAAGTCAGTACCTAGTGTTACTCAAATGTTGGCTGATGGATTAACTCCTGTTCAGATGGCAGAAAAATTCCTAAAAGGTTATGAAGTTGATGTTCTTGATGAATATGAAGTTGGCTATTACTGTAATTGTAATAGACAGAAAATCGAGAACATTGTTACCGGTATGTCTAAGGAAGAGCTTGAGGATATAGTTAAGAACCAGGGAGAACTTCAGGCAGAATGCCATTTCTGCAACAAAAAGTATGTGTTTACAAAGGAAGAATTACAGAAGATAATCGACACTAAATAA
- a CDS encoding class I SAM-dependent DNA methyltransferase, protein MKKKIKQRTSKMPSYEMFADFYDSLTDNVEYEKRADYIVNVLEKNFNHDLGLTLDLACGTGTMTMLLKEKGIDVYGVDGSYDMLTVAQQKTMEKGLNILYLCQRMESLDLYGTIDTCICTLDSLNHIVDEKVFTKAIERVSLFMNKGGYFLFDLNTLYKHREVLANNSFVFETDEVFLAWQNTLQENDIVDIDLDFFIKEEDLYERYSESFSERAYSLEFVEKVLNKYNFVVEGVFGDLTTEPPKDNEERIIIIARKV, encoded by the coding sequence ATGAAAAAGAAGATAAAGCAGAGGACAAGTAAAATGCCATCTTACGAAATGTTTGCCGATTTTTACGATAGCTTAACAGATAATGTTGAGTACGAAAAAAGAGCAGATTATATTGTTAATGTTCTTGAGAAGAATTTTAATCATGATTTAGGACTAACCCTTGACTTAGCTTGTGGCACAGGTACAATGACTATGTTACTGAAAGAAAAGGGAATTGATGTTTATGGTGTTGACGGTAGCTACGATATGCTTACTGTTGCTCAGCAAAAGACTATGGAAAAAGGTCTTAACATTCTTTATTTGTGTCAGAGGATGGAGTCCCTTGACTTGTATGGTACAATAGATACTTGTATTTGTACCTTAGACAGCCTAAATCATATTGTGGATGAAAAGGTTTTCACTAAGGCTATAGAGAGAGTTTCTCTGTTTATGAATAAGGGTGGTTACTTTTTGTTTGACTTAAATACCCTTTATAAGCATAGAGAGGTTCTGGCTAACAATTCATTTGTCTTTGAAACAGATGAAGTTTTCTTAGCATGGCAAAATACTTTGCAAGAAAATGACATTGTGGATATTGACCTTGATTTCTTTATTAAGGAAGAAGATTTGTATGAGAGATATAGCGAAAGCTTTAGCGAAAGAGCCTATTCTCTTGAATTTGTAGAAAAAGTTTTAAACAAATACAACTTTGTTGTTGAGGGTGTCTTTGGAGATTTAACTACAGAACCACCGAAAGATAACGAAGAAAGAATTATTATAATAGCAAGGAAAGTTTGA
- a CDS encoding peptidylprolyl isomerase, which translates to MKKTISIFLTALLCCAMAFSVTFTASAKFNQEAKPKVGDTVAVLHTNYGDIAMSFFPKYAPKGVENFQTLAKEKKYDNTIFHRVIKKFMIQGGDYTNGDGTGGESCWGKEFENECVDELKNIRGAVAYANAGADTNGSQFFINSVENTNLNGNYTVFGQVFAGMDVVDLISNCEVTVNSSGESSSPVNEVKLESVEITRYTKNMENSLKSATDPYEGVKSTTTATEETTVASTESTTANSEDNDDSFNFIPIIVTVGVLVIIFACFAIPYGIQDKKKKKAKAEAKAAMKADPDYKKKKSKKKR; encoded by the coding sequence ATGAAAAAAACTATTAGTATTTTTCTAACAGCTTTGTTATGTTGTGCAATGGCATTTTCTGTTACATTCACTGCATCAGCAAAGTTCAATCAAGAGGCTAAGCCTAAGGTTGGTGACACAGTAGCAGTTCTACACACTAACTACGGTGACATTGCTATGTCATTCTTCCCTAAGTATGCACCAAAGGGTGTTGAAAACTTCCAAACTCTTGCAAAAGAAAAAAAGTATGACAACACAATTTTCCACAGAGTTATTAAGAAATTTATGATTCAAGGTGGTGACTACACCAATGGTGATGGCACCGGTGGTGAGTCATGTTGGGGTAAAGAATTCGAGAATGAATGTGTTGATGAACTAAAGAACATCAGAGGTGCAGTTGCTTATGCTAATGCAGGTGCTGACACTAACGGTAGCCAGTTCTTCATTAACTCAGTAGAAAACACTAACCTAAACGGTAACTACACAGTATTTGGTCAAGTATTTGCCGGTATGGATGTTGTTGATTTAATTTCTAATTGTGAAGTTACAGTAAACAGTAGTGGTGAAAGCAGTTCTCCTGTAAATGAAGTTAAGCTAGAAAGTGTTGAAATTACAAGGTACACAAAGAATATGGAAAATTCTCTAAAGTCAGCTACTGACCCATATGAAGGTGTAAAGTCAACTACAACTGCTACGGAAGAAACAACTGTTGCATCAACTGAGTCAACTACTGCAAATTCTGAGGACAATGACGATTCATTTAACTTTATTCCTATTATTGTAACAGTAGGTGTACTTGTTATTATCTTTGCTTGTTTTGCTATTCCTTACGGTATTCAGGACAAGAAGAAAAAGAAAGCTAAAGCAGAAGCAAAGGCTGCTATGAAAGCTGACCCTGACTACAAGAAGAAAAAGTCTAAGAAAAAGAGATAA
- a CDS encoding cytidylate kinase-like family protein — protein sequence MGTKHIITVARQFGSGGREIATALAKKLGIKYYDKELISLAAKESGMSPEVFEKVDEQATNSLLYSLSMGLYNFGNGFSAMGDLPMNDQLYIIQHKMIKRLAEEGPCVILGRCADYVLRDFDNVVNVFINADMEYRKERAIKYHNVDKRKAEQIINRTDKNRANYYSFYSGLKWGQPQNYDLCINSSRMTQENVVDIIANYVDMLEK from the coding sequence ATGGGAACAAAACATATTATTACTGTAGCAAGACAGTTTGGTAGTGGTGGTAGAGAAATTGCTACTGCTCTTGCAAAGAAGCTTGGTATTAAATATTACGATAAAGAGTTAATTTCTCTTGCTGCTAAAGAAAGTGGTATGAGTCCTGAAGTTTTTGAAAAGGTTGATGAACAGGCAACTAACAGTTTGCTATATTCTCTATCTATGGGTTTATACAACTTTGGTAATGGTTTTTCTGCAATGGGTGACCTACCTATGAATGACCAGCTATACATTATTCAGCACAAAATGATTAAGAGATTAGCAGAAGAAGGTCCTTGTGTTATCCTTGGTAGATGTGCAGACTATGTTTTAAGAGATTTTGACAATGTTGTAAATGTATTTATCAATGCTGATATGGAATACAGAAAAGAAAGAGCTATTAAGTATCACAATGTTGATAAGAGAAAAGCAGAACAAATTATTAATAGAACTGATAAAAACAGAGCAAACTATTATAGTTTCTATTCAGGACTAAAATGGGGTCAGCCACAAAACTATGATCTTTGTATCAATAGTAGTAGAATGACTCAAGAAAATGTTGTTGACATTATTGCTAACTATGTTGATATGTTAGAGAAATAA
- a CDS encoding DNA recombination protein RmuC, protein METVLLIILSIAVVIMAVVLVIVLSKNKNNNIDDALYDASKKLNQDTVNSVKLMSDMINQNQVNMAENQKYQLQQMENRLKTFSMENEQKLENIRSTVEKKLTYMQEDNNKQLENIRTTVDEKLQNTLENKLNKSFETVSKQLQQVYKGLGEMQNLAVGVGDLKKVLSNVKTRGILGEIQLSAILKEILSPEQYEENVATKKGSRNVVEFAIKLPADDDSTVYLPIDSKFPGDTYAKLVDAMNSGNKEEIEICSKNLLRTIKSEAKDIHDKYISPPNTTEFAIMFLPFEGLYAEVVNRGMVEVLQREYKVNVAGPSTMGALLNSLQLGFKTLAVQKRSAEVWQILNDVKREFDTFADVLEKTQTRLNQANTELDKLVGVRTRKIQSQLSKVQKLEEKN, encoded by the coding sequence GTGGAAACTGTACTTTTGATTATACTTTCAATAGCTGTTGTCATAATGGCTGTTGTGTTAGTTATAGTTCTTTCAAAGAATAAAAATAATAATATTGATGATGCGTTATATGATGCATCCAAAAAGCTAAATCAAGATACTGTTAATAGTGTAAAATTAATGTCTGATATGATAAATCAAAATCAGGTGAATATGGCTGAAAATCAGAAATATCAGCTACAACAAATGGAAAATAGGTTAAAGACCTTTTCAATGGAAAATGAACAGAAATTAGAGAATATTCGTTCTACTGTTGAGAAAAAGCTAACCTATATGCAAGAGGACAACAATAAGCAACTTGAAAATATCAGAACTACCGTTGATGAAAAATTGCAAAATACTTTAGAGAATAAGCTGAATAAATCCTTTGAAACTGTAAGCAAACAACTTCAACAGGTTTATAAAGGTTTAGGAGAAATGCAAAACCTTGCAGTAGGTGTTGGGGATTTAAAGAAAGTTCTTTCTAATGTAAAGACAAGAGGTATCCTTGGAGAAATTCAGCTTTCTGCAATTCTAAAGGAAATTCTTTCACCTGAACAGTATGAAGAAAATGTTGCCACCAAGAAAGGTAGCAGAAATGTTGTGGAATTTGCAATTAAGCTACCTGCTGATGATGACAGTACAGTATATCTTCCTATTGACAGTAAATTTCCCGGAGATACATATGCAAAGTTAGTTGATGCAATGAATAGTGGCAATAAAGAAGAAATTGAAATTTGTTCAAAAAATCTTTTGAGAACTATCAAAAGTGAGGCTAAGGACATTCACGATAAATATATTTCACCACCAAATACAACAGAATTTGCAATTATGTTCCTACCATTTGAGGGACTGTATGCCGAAGTTGTAAATCGTGGTATGGTGGAAGTTTTACAGAGAGAATATAAGGTAAATGTAGCAGGTCCATCAACAATGGGTGCATTGCTAAATTCTTTGCAACTTGGTTTTAAAACTTTAGCAGTACAAAAGCGTAGTGCAGAGGTATGGCAAATTCTAAATGATGTTAAGAGAGAGTTTGATACTTTTGCAGATGTATTGGAGAAAACTCAAACAAGACTAAATCAAGCTAATACGGAACTTGATAAGCTGGTTGGTGTTCGTACAAGGAAAATCCAAAGTCAGCTTTCTAAGGTTCAAAAGTTAGAAGAGAAGAACTAA
- a CDS encoding Gfo/Idh/MocA family protein — protein sequence MKTYNWGVLGCGVIANELALAMKNHNKKLYGVTNRTLSKAKDFAKKYEIENVYDSFEDMINDENIDIIYITTPHNTHINYIEKALNKGKNVLCEKSITLNSDELDKGMAIAKEKGLVLAEAMTEYHMPIYKELKKRIAEEKLGEVNLITLNFGSYKDYDMKNRFFNRNLAGGSMLDIGVYAISLARMFMKSKPNKVSSMVKYCETGVDEQASILLMNEEQQMATIMLSLHSKQPKRAMISCANGYIEVMEYPRGMKAVITYTDGEVEEIECGDTKNALWYEVEDMEETLTKGDDLMNREMTKDVMDIMTDIRKSWGMTYPEEE from the coding sequence ATGAAAACTTATAATTGGGGTGTACTAGGTTGTGGTGTTATTGCAAATGAACTTGCTTTAGCTATGAAGAACCACAACAAAAAACTTTATGGTGTAACAAACAGAACTTTAAGCAAAGCTAAGGACTTTGCAAAGAAGTATGAAATCGAAAATGTTTATGACAGTTTTGAAGATATGATTAATGATGAAAACATTGATATTATCTACATTACAACTCCTCATAACACACATATTAATTATATTGAAAAGGCACTTAACAAAGGGAAGAATGTTCTCTGTGAAAAGTCAATTACTCTAAACAGTGATGAACTTGATAAGGGTATGGCTATTGCTAAAGAAAAGGGTCTTGTACTTGCTGAGGCTATGACAGAATATCATATGCCTATTTATAAGGAACTAAAAAAGAGAATTGCTGAGGAAAAGCTAGGTGAAGTTAACTTAATCACACTTAACTTTGGTTCATACAAGGATTATGATATGAAAAACAGATTTTTCAACCGTAACCTTGCAGGTGGTTCAATGCTTGACATTGGTGTTTATGCAATTTCTCTTGCAAGAATGTTTATGAAGTCCAAGCCTAACAAAGTTTCAAGTATGGTAAAATATTGTGAAACAGGTGTTGATGAACAGGCATCTATCCTACTAATGAATGAAGAACAACAGATGGCAACCATTATGCTTTCACTTCATTCAAAACAACCAAAAAGAGCAATGATTTCTTGTGCAAATGGCTACATTGAAGTTATGGAATACCCTAGAGGTATGAAAGCAGTTATCACTTATACCGATGGTGAAGTAGAAGAAATTGAATGTGGTGACACTAAGAATGCTTTGTGGTATGAAGTTGAGGATATGGAAGAAACTCTAACTAAGGGTGATGACCTAATGAACAGAGAAATGACTAAGGATGTTATGGATATTATGACAGATATTAGAAAAAGTTGGGGTATGACCTATCCTGAAGAAGAATAA
- the sigG gene encoding RNA polymerase sporulation sigma factor SigG, translating to MQYNKVEICGVNTGKLKVLKEKEKKELLKIMREGNEKERKIARDKMIKGNLRLVLSVIQRFTNRGENLDDLFQVGVIGLIKAIDNFDTSLDVRFSTYGVPMIIGEVRRFLRDNNALRVSRSMRDTAYHAMQIKEKLINKNNREPTVEEIAKEMNVPKETVVLALEAIVEPVSLYEPVFSDGDDTIYVMDMLSNNNSDSNWLEEISFKESLKNLSDREKKILSLRFFKGKTQMEVAKEIGISQAQVSRIEKGALNQIKKDM from the coding sequence TTGCAGTATAACAAGGTTGAGATTTGTGGTGTAAATACCGGCAAATTAAAGGTTCTAAAAGAAAAAGAAAAGAAAGAACTTCTGAAAATTATGAGGGAGGGAAATGAAAAAGAAAGAAAAATCGCCAGAGATAAAATGATTAAAGGCAACCTGCGACTTGTACTTTCGGTAATTCAAAGGTTTACCAATCGTGGGGAAAACCTTGATGACCTTTTTCAGGTAGGTGTGATAGGCTTGATAAAGGCAATTGATAACTTTGATACAAGTCTTGATGTTCGTTTTTCAACATACGGTGTACCCATGATTATCGGTGAAGTCAGAAGATTTCTAAGGGACAACAATGCTTTAAGGGTTAGTCGCTCAATGAGAGATACTGCCTATCATGCTATGCAGATAAAAGAAAAGCTAATAAATAAGAACAACAGAGAGCCTACTGTGGAAGAAATAGCAAAAGAGATGAATGTACCTAAGGAAACTGTAGTTCTTGCCTTAGAGGCAATTGTAGAGCCTGTATCGCTATATGAACCGGTGTTCTCAGACGGTGATGATACAATTTATGTTATGGATATGCTAAGTAACAACAATTCCGACAGTAATTGGCTGGAAGAAATTTCTTTTAAAGAATCATTGAAGAACCTTAGCGATAGAGAGAAGAAAATACTTTCACTGAGATTTTTTAAGGGTAAAACCCAAATGGAAGTAGCCAAAGAAATCGGTATCAGCCAAGCCCAAGTATCACGAATTGAGAAAGGTGCTTTAAATCAAATAAAAAAAGATATGTAA
- a CDS encoding Ig-like domain-containing protein: protein MKRIISMSLVLALAIVFTTILGGCGKVDVEDITLSDKSVKLQLKDKFELSATVTPKNAAEPMVYWDSSDSSVVTVKSGVLTAVGEGKATVKAFTSNGVSDECKVTVDNVLASKLTLNKSKFTLMLGATENLVYTITPKNVTNSSIEWESSNTKVATVENGKVTGKGAGECTITATSSNGLKAKCKVTVKVKPTGVVINKHSVNVGTNKSIQLSATVKPDNTAYKDVMWESSNESIATVDSKGKVTGKKAGTCKIYATTKNNKYDYCKVVVTQEDLKFSGNGNKTLSNVTVTKGVYAITMTHEGKGTFTVIGSDGDGRAYTYVDTTGKYTGTNLYAKGKSDGVEGATIKVAATGKWTIKIKAITYDGTDNITGSGECVSKMFAGTDNKQTVKLKNKGDDDFTVFLFDETGKQIGVLCDEIDDYEGTVSATLNKNKSYFIVVKSSGTWSVDFGSGSKVTTVKNTN from the coding sequence ATGAAAAGAATAATATCAATGTCATTAGTCCTAGCATTGGCAATTGTTTTTACAACTATACTTGGTGGTTGTGGCAAGGTTGATGTTGAGGATATTACATTGTCCGATAAAAGTGTAAAACTACAACTTAAAGATAAATTCGAACTTTCTGCAACTGTTACACCTAAGAATGCAGCAGAACCTATGGTGTATTGGGATAGCTCAGACTCTTCTGTTGTAACGGTAAAGTCCGGTGTACTTACAGCAGTAGGTGAGGGCAAAGCAACAGTAAAAGCCTTTACAAGTAACGGTGTAAGTGATGAATGTAAGGTTACTGTTGATAATGTTTTGGCTTCAAAGCTAACACTAAATAAATCTAAGTTTACCTTAATGTTAGGTGCAACAGAAAATCTTGTTTATACTATTACACCTAAGAATGTTACTAACAGTTCTATTGAATGGGAAAGTAGCAATACAAAAGTAGCTACAGTTGAAAACGGCAAAGTTACAGGCAAAGGTGCAGGTGAATGTACAATTACTGCAACAAGTTCAAATGGACTAAAAGCTAAATGTAAGGTTACTGTAAAGGTAAAACCTACAGGTGTTGTTATTAATAAACATTCTGTAAATGTGGGTACTAACAAAAGTATTCAGCTTTCAGCAACAGTTAAACCTGACAATACTGCATATAAAGATGTAATGTGGGAATCTTCAAATGAGTCTATTGCTACAGTTGACAGCAAAGGTAAAGTAACCGGTAAAAAGGCAGGTACTTGCAAAATCTATGCTACAACTAAGAATAATAAGTATGACTACTGCAAAGTGGTTGTAACTCAAGAAGATTTGAAGTTCTCAGGTAACGGCAACAAAACTTTATCTAATGTTACTGTTACAAAAGGTGTTTATGCAATTACAATGACCCATGAGGGCAAAGGTACATTTACTGTAATCGGTTCTGATGGTGATGGCAGAGCTTATACATATGTTGATACTACCGGCAAGTACACAGGTACTAACCTTTATGCTAAAGGTAAAAGTGACGGTGTAGAAGGTGCAACAATCAAGGTTGCTGCCACAGGTAAATGGACTATTAAGATTAAGGCTATAACATATGACGGTACAGACAACATTACAGGTAGTGGTGAATGTGTATCAAAAATGTTTGCAGGTACAGACAATAAGCAAACCGTTAAGCTAAAGAACAAAGGTGATGATGACTTTACTGTATTCCTATTTGATGAAACAGGTAAACAGATAGGTGTCCTTTGTGATGAAATTGATGATTACGAAGGCACAGTAAGTGCAACATTAAATAAGAACAAAAGCTACTTTATAGTAGTTAAGTCAAGTGGTACTTGGTCAGTAGATTTTGGTTCAGGCAGCAAGGTAACAACAGTTAAGAATACAAATTAA
- a CDS encoding M23 family metallopeptidase: MDEYNKYKNSQNHKKHNKRNKLSFYVSLAICITAVGLAVWSTFSSYSSFKEKRNQVATATATATQANNQVTGVTVEETTTTTMSTTESTTMPTTVTTTTIPNTSTTMSAVQTMLQVPGNLIYPVKNAKVSKPYSENAVYNKTMGDYRSHLGIDFNCKKDTNVLSMSDGVVSDIYDDERMGKVVILDCGTFMIYYSGLDNVKVQVNDTLSKGDTISNVWEMPCESEDGIHLHVAIRVNGSYVDPLSVIGANE, translated from the coding sequence ATGGATGAATATAATAAGTATAAAAATAGTCAAAATCATAAAAAGCATAATAAGAGAAATAAATTAAGCTTTTATGTTTCTCTGGCAATTTGTATAACTGCCGTTGGACTGGCTGTGTGGTCAACTTTTTCTTCTTATTCAAGTTTTAAAGAAAAGAGAAATCAGGTTGCAACTGCAACGGCTACTGCTACTCAGGCTAATAATCAGGTGACCGGTGTTACTGTTGAAGAAACAACAACCACTACTATGTCAACTACAGAAAGTACAACTATGCCAACAACAGTTACCACAACTACTATTCCTAATACATCAACCACTATGTCAGCAGTTCAAACAATGTTGCAAGTTCCGGGAAATTTGATTTATCCTGTGAAAAACGCAAAAGTCTCAAAACCTTATTCCGAAAATGCAGTTTATAACAAAACTATGGGTGACTATAGAAGTCATTTAGGTATTGACTTTAATTGTAAGAAAGATACAAATGTTCTTTCAATGTCTGATGGTGTGGTAAGTGATATTTATGATGATGAAAGAATGGGCAAGGTGGTTATCCTTGATTGTGGTACATTTATGATTTATTACAGTGGACTTGATAATGTTAAAGTTCAGGTGAATGATACCCTTTCTAAAGGAGATACTATTAGTAATGTATGGGAAATGCCTTGTGAATCTGAGGATGGTATTCACCTTCATGTTGCTATTAGAGTAAACGGTAGCTATGTTGACCCATTATCAGTTATAGGTGCTAATGAATAA
- a CDS encoding YerC/YecD family TrpR-related protein produces MNNKIKDEATDLLFKAILSLKNEEECYNFFEDLCTVPELKAMSQRIVVAKMLTDKKVYSDIVSKTGASTATISRVNRSLIYGSDGYEMVFGRIFDEKEDKAEDK; encoded by the coding sequence ATGAATAATAAAATAAAAGATGAAGCAACTGATTTGCTTTTTAAGGCTATTTTAAGCCTAAAGAATGAAGAGGAATGTTACAACTTTTTTGAAGATTTGTGTACAGTTCCTGAGCTAAAGGCAATGTCACAGAGAATTGTTGTAGCCAAGATGTTAACTGACAAAAAGGTGTATAGTGATATTGTATCAAAGACCGGTGCATCAACTGCCACAATCAGCAGAGTTAACCGTAGCTTAATTTATGGTAGCGACGGTTACGAAATGGTTTTCGGCAGAATTTTTGATGAAAAAGAAGATAAAGCAGAGGACAAGTAA